One Streptomyces sp. R28 DNA window includes the following coding sequences:
- a CDS encoding ABC transporter substrate-binding protein, with protein MRTKVLLPLVVLALLLAGCSGDDGGGPGGRVTLRFQSLAWQEQSVAANKELVKEWNAAHPDVKVEYVQGSWDSVHDQLLTSFEGGEAPDIIHDASDDLADFAYGGYLADLTDLLPERLKSDIPQRSWDTATFGDGIYGVPFLQEPRVLIANAKWLKESGVRIPSPQRPWSWPEFRSITEELSGDGKYGVAWPLKEPVSATLNLSLSAGGQLFHRGADGRVTIRFDKADEVVPRTIHDQAGTDRSASPTTLGSGGSDTLPGFFGGKYAMVPLGFSYRQQIVQQAPKGFQWQVLPAPAGADGLTQGVSPQTLSIAEDSPHKKEAAEFIDFLLRPPNMVRLALGDWMLPTGTQALKDPALHTPKDGWATGTALAAHLRSAPAQSVRGYPEWKDKVATPAFQEYYSGAIGLGELRERLEENGNLVLARYQR; from the coding sequence ATGCGTACGAAAGTGCTGTTGCCCCTGGTCGTCCTTGCTCTGCTGCTCGCCGGATGCAGCGGCGACGACGGGGGCGGCCCCGGCGGCCGTGTCACCCTGCGCTTCCAGTCCCTGGCCTGGCAGGAGCAGTCCGTCGCGGCCAACAAGGAGCTGGTGAAGGAGTGGAACGCCGCTCATCCCGACGTCAAGGTCGAGTACGTACAGGGGAGTTGGGACAGCGTCCACGACCAGCTCCTGACCTCCTTCGAGGGCGGGGAGGCGCCCGACATCATCCACGACGCCTCGGACGACCTCGCGGACTTCGCGTACGGCGGCTACCTCGCCGATCTCACCGACCTGCTGCCCGAGCGGCTCAAGTCCGATATCCCGCAGCGCAGTTGGGACACGGCGACCTTCGGCGACGGGATCTACGGCGTCCCCTTCCTCCAGGAGCCGCGCGTCCTCATCGCCAACGCCAAGTGGCTGAAGGAGTCCGGCGTACGGATCCCCAGCCCCCAACGCCCTTGGAGCTGGCCGGAGTTCCGCAGCATCACCGAAGAGCTCAGCGGTGACGGCAAGTACGGGGTCGCATGGCCGCTGAAGGAGCCCGTCTCCGCCACGCTCAACCTGTCGCTGTCGGCGGGCGGACAGCTCTTCCACCGGGGCGCGGACGGCCGTGTCACCATCCGGTTCGACAAGGCGGACGAGGTCGTGCCCCGCACGATCCACGACCAGGCCGGCACCGATCGCAGCGCCTCGCCCACCACCCTCGGCAGCGGCGGCTCGGACACCCTGCCCGGCTTCTTCGGCGGTAAGTACGCGATGGTGCCGCTCGGCTTCTCCTACCGTCAGCAGATCGTCCAGCAGGCGCCGAAGGGCTTCCAGTGGCAGGTGCTGCCCGCCCCGGCCGGCGCCGACGGGCTCACTCAGGGCGTCAGCCCGCAGACCCTGTCCATCGCCGAGGACAGCCCGCACAAGAAGGAGGCCGCCGAGTTCATCGACTTCCTGCTCCGGCCCCCGAACATGGTGCGGCTCGCCCTGGGCGACTGGATGCTGCCCACGGGCACCCAGGCGCTGAAGGACCCCGCCCTGCACACCCCGAAGGACGGCTGGGCGACCGGGACCGCCCTCGCCGCGCACCTGCGTTCGGCGCCCGCGCAGTCGGTGCGCGGCTACCCGGAGTGGAAGGACAAGGTCGCCACCCCCGCGTTCCAGGAGTACTACAGCGGCGCCATCGGCCTCGGTGAACTGCGCGAACGCCTTGAGGAGAACGGCAACTTGGTGCTCGCCCGCTACCAGCGCTGA
- a CDS encoding carbohydrate ABC transporter permease, which yields MRTSRTGRAGQYVALLAYLVFLAFPFLWLVSTAFKPPRELGSLHPTWIPKDPTLANFRQAFDEQPLLHAALNSLIAALGAALIAVLLATPMAYVMARRRTPLARAATGWVVVSQAFPLVLVIIPLFLVLKNLRLINSVPGLVMVYVVWALPFALWMLVGYVRAVPPELEEAAAVDGAGRVRTLVSVTAPLLAPGIVATGLFAFVTAWNEFFFALVLLKTPEKQTLPVVLTHFIGAEGVADLGPLAAAAFLATLPSLLVFAIIQRRITGGMLAGAVKN from the coding sequence ATGAGGACCAGCCGAACCGGCCGCGCCGGGCAGTACGTCGCCCTGCTCGCCTACCTCGTCTTCCTCGCCTTCCCCTTCCTCTGGCTGGTCTCCACCGCCTTCAAGCCCCCGCGCGAGCTGGGCAGCCTGCACCCCACCTGGATCCCGAAGGACCCCACCCTCGCCAACTTCCGCCAGGCCTTCGACGAACAGCCCCTGCTGCACGCCGCCCTCAACTCCCTGATCGCCGCGCTCGGCGCCGCCCTGATCGCCGTACTGCTCGCGACCCCGATGGCCTACGTCATGGCCCGCCGCCGCACCCCGCTCGCGCGCGCGGCGACCGGCTGGGTGGTCGTCAGCCAGGCGTTCCCGCTCGTGCTCGTGATCATCCCGCTGTTCCTGGTGCTGAAGAACCTGCGGTTGATCAACTCGGTGCCGGGGCTGGTCATGGTGTACGTGGTGTGGGCGCTGCCGTTCGCGCTGTGGATGCTCGTCGGGTACGTCCGCGCGGTGCCGCCCGAGCTGGAGGAGGCGGCCGCGGTCGACGGGGCCGGGCGGGTGCGGACGCTGGTGTCGGTGACCGCGCCGCTGCTGGCGCCGGGGATCGTGGCGACGGGGCTGTTCGCGTTCGTCACGGCGTGGAACGAGTTCTTCTTCGCGCTCGTTCTGCTGAAGACCCCGGAGAAGCAGACCCTGCCGGTCGTCCTCACCCACTTCATCGGAGCTGAGGGCGTCGCGGACCTCGGCCCGCTCGCGGCGGCCGCCTTCCTGGCGACCCTGCCCTCACTGCTCGTCTTCGCGATCATCCAACGCCGCATCACGGGCGGCATGCTCGCCGGGGCGGTGAAGAACTGA
- a CDS encoding ketopantoate reductase family protein, which yields MRYIIIGAGAVGGVVGGRLAGSGHEVVLVARGAHFESLRDHGLRLRVPEGELTHRLPVVDGPAALGELRPDDVLVLAVKTQDSTAALQTWGPVPVTGGGTAAERLPLVCAQNGVESQRLALRLFRRVYGVCVWLPSTYVEPGVVSAAGRPLTGILHLGRHPHGTDETARLIAADLEKSHFEAPVVADVARWQYAKLLGNLGNSLEAVTGPIDSAEAAALFGRVRAEGAAVLDAAGIAYASAEEQQAVRGDKVTLVPVDGTPRGGGSSWQSLTRGTGTIEADYLNGEIVLLGRLHGVPTPLNELLQSLANTFARERRAAGSMPLGELLRLADEAGGPADAA from the coding sequence ATGCGCTACATCATCATCGGGGCAGGGGCGGTCGGCGGTGTCGTCGGCGGACGGCTCGCGGGCTCGGGACACGAGGTCGTTCTGGTCGCGCGGGGTGCGCACTTCGAGTCCCTCCGGGACCACGGACTGCGGCTCAGGGTGCCGGAGGGCGAGCTGACCCATCGGCTGCCGGTCGTCGACGGGCCGGCCGCGCTCGGGGAACTCCGCCCCGACGACGTCCTCGTCCTCGCCGTCAAGACACAGGACAGCACGGCCGCGCTGCAGACGTGGGGCCCGGTTCCGGTCACGGGCGGCGGTACGGCGGCCGAGCGGTTGCCGCTGGTCTGCGCCCAGAACGGCGTCGAGAGCCAGCGCCTCGCCCTGCGGCTCTTCCGACGGGTGTACGGCGTCTGCGTCTGGCTGCCGTCGACGTACGTCGAACCCGGCGTCGTCTCCGCGGCCGGCCGCCCCCTCACCGGCATCCTGCATCTCGGCCGCCACCCGCACGGCACCGACGAGACCGCCCGCCTCATCGCCGCCGACCTGGAGAAGTCGCACTTCGAGGCGCCGGTCGTGGCGGACGTGGCGCGCTGGCAGTACGCCAAACTGCTGGGCAACCTGGGCAACTCCCTGGAGGCGGTGACCGGGCCCATCGACAGTGCGGAGGCCGCGGCGCTGTTCGGGCGCGTGCGGGCCGAGGGCGCGGCCGTGCTGGACGCCGCCGGGATCGCGTACGCGAGCGCCGAGGAGCAGCAGGCCGTACGGGGCGACAAGGTCACCCTCGTACCCGTCGACGGAACCCCGCGCGGCGGCGGCTCCTCCTGGCAGTCTCTCACCCGCGGCACCGGCACCATCGAGGCCGACTACCTCAACGGCGAGATCGTCCTCCTCGGCCGCCTGCACGGCGTCCCGACCCCGCTGAACGAGCTCCTGCAGAGCCTCGCCAACACCTTCGCGCGAGAGCGTCGGGCGGCGGGCTCGATGCCGCTGGGGGAGCTGCTGCGGCTGGCCGACGAGGCCGGCGGCCCCGCGGACGCCGCGTAG
- a CDS encoding MMPL family transporter produces the protein MGNGDTRVRGLAARAGGWSARHRWAAVGIWVLFVVLAMGLGSAAGRVDVKDSDQLKGETHTAAKIIEDAGIEEPAGETVLIQGKDGSLKATDAEFRSAVTAVVKAVEGTGKVTDVTSPYDTQTISKDGRSALVQFDMRGESDTAGERVEPVLKAVEDVQKDHASLRIEEIGGASMMKTFDDAFGDDFQKAEYSAVPVALGILLIAFGALVAALLPVLLAVTAIMATMGLMGIVSHVMPMSDTANSVMLLVGLAVGVDYCLFYLRREREEREAGRDAQTALRVAAATSGRAIIVSGVTVCVAMAGMLFTGLAEFEAMGLASLMVVAVAMVGSVTVLPALLSLLGERVEKGKIPFLHPQSRLRRNRGRGNRESRFWTAVLKAVLARPVISVAVAAGALLAIAAPALGMKTQQLTLDKEFGDSLPIVQTYNRLNEAFPGGSEPAEVVVKAKDINAPEVKSALADFRERAVSSGASRGPVEIKLHDDQNVAFVYVPLVGGSDLDKAGASLDKLRDEVRPATLGKVDGVEAPITGQVAGSKDFNDQLAGAVIPVFAFVVVFAFALMLLSFRSLTVAITSIVLNLLSVGAAYGILVAVFQHGWGASVVGAEGVGAIITWLPLFLFVILFGLSMDYHVFVVSRIREARLRGRSTKDAIQHGVVTTAGVVTSAAVIMVAVFAIFGTLSMQSMKQMGVGLAAAVLIDATIIRGVLLPAVMALLGERNWYLPKWLNRLPDLTHDEAPEAVTRSAARDDEGERVSV, from the coding sequence ATGGGGAACGGAGACACACGTGTGCGGGGACTCGCCGCCCGCGCCGGCGGCTGGAGCGCCCGCCATCGATGGGCCGCCGTCGGCATCTGGGTGCTGTTCGTCGTCCTGGCGATGGGGCTCGGCTCGGCGGCGGGCCGGGTCGACGTCAAGGACAGCGACCAGCTGAAGGGCGAGACACACACCGCAGCCAAGATCATCGAGGACGCGGGGATCGAGGAGCCGGCCGGTGAGACCGTCCTGATCCAGGGGAAGGACGGCAGCCTCAAGGCCACGGACGCCGAGTTCAGGTCGGCGGTCACCGCGGTCGTGAAGGCGGTCGAGGGCACCGGCAAGGTCACGGACGTGACGTCGCCGTACGACACGCAGACGATCTCGAAGGACGGCCGCAGCGCGCTCGTGCAGTTCGACATGCGCGGCGAGTCGGACACCGCGGGCGAGCGTGTGGAGCCCGTGCTGAAGGCCGTCGAGGACGTCCAGAAGGACCATGCGTCGCTGCGGATCGAGGAGATCGGCGGCGCGAGCATGATGAAGACGTTCGACGACGCGTTCGGGGACGACTTCCAGAAGGCCGAGTACTCCGCGGTGCCGGTGGCCCTCGGCATTCTGCTCATCGCCTTCGGCGCCCTGGTGGCGGCCCTGCTGCCGGTGCTGCTGGCGGTCACCGCGATCATGGCGACGATGGGCCTGATGGGCATCGTCAGCCACGTCATGCCGATGAGCGACACCGCCAACTCCGTGATGCTGCTGGTCGGCCTGGCCGTCGGCGTCGACTACTGCCTGTTCTACCTGCGACGTGAGCGCGAGGAGCGCGAGGCCGGCCGGGACGCGCAGACGGCCCTGAGGGTCGCCGCCGCCACCAGTGGCCGCGCGATCATCGTCTCCGGTGTCACCGTGTGCGTGGCGATGGCGGGCATGCTGTTCACCGGGCTCGCCGAGTTCGAGGCGATGGGCCTGGCCTCGCTGATGGTGGTGGCGGTCGCCATGGTCGGGTCGGTGACGGTGCTGCCGGCCCTGCTGTCGCTGCTGGGCGAGCGGGTGGAGAAGGGCAAGATCCCGTTCCTGCACCCGCAGAGCCGCCTGCGTCGCAACCGTGGGCGCGGCAACCGCGAGAGCCGGTTCTGGACGGCCGTGCTCAAGGCGGTGCTCGCGCGGCCGGTCATCTCGGTCGCCGTCGCGGCCGGTGCGCTGCTCGCCATCGCGGCTCCCGCGCTCGGCATGAAGACCCAGCAGCTCACCCTGGACAAGGAGTTCGGCGACTCACTGCCCATCGTGCAGACGTACAACCGGCTCAACGAGGCCTTCCCGGGCGGTTCCGAGCCGGCCGAGGTGGTCGTCAAGGCGAAGGACATCAACGCTCCCGAGGTGAAGTCCGCGCTCGCCGACTTCCGTGAGCGGGCGGTCAGTTCGGGCGCCTCGCGCGGCCCGGTCGAGATCAAGCTGCACGACGACCAGAACGTGGCCTTCGTGTACGTCCCGCTGGTCGGCGGCTCCGACCTCGACAAGGCGGGCGCGAGCCTGGACAAGCTGCGCGACGAGGTGCGCCCGGCCACGCTCGGCAAGGTGGACGGGGTCGAGGCGCCGATCACCGGACAGGTCGCGGGCTCGAAGGACTTCAACGACCAGCTGGCCGGAGCCGTCATCCCGGTCTTCGCCTTCGTCGTGGTCTTCGCCTTCGCGCTGATGCTGCTGTCGTTCCGCTCACTGACGGTCGCGATCACGTCGATCGTGCTGAACCTGCTGTCGGTGGGCGCGGCGTACGGCATCCTCGTCGCTGTCTTCCAGCACGGCTGGGGGGCGTCCGTGGTGGGCGCGGAGGGCGTCGGCGCCATCATCACCTGGCTGCCGCTGTTCCTGTTCGTGATCCTGTTCGGCCTGTCGATGGACTACCACGTGTTCGTGGTCTCGCGGATCCGCGAGGCGCGCCTGCGCGGCCGTTCGACGAAGGACGCGATCCAGCACGGCGTGGTCACCACGGCCGGGGTCGTCACCAGCGCCGCGGTCATCATGGTCGCCGTGTTCGCGATCTTCGGCACGCTGTCCATGCAGTCCATGAAGCAGATGGGCGTCGGCCTGGCGGCCGCGGTCCTCATCGACGCGACGATCATCCGGGGTGTGCTGCTCCCGGCGGTGATGGCACTGCTGGGCGAGCGCAACTGGTACCTGCCGAAGTGGCTGAACCGGCTGCCGGACCTGACGCACGACGAGGCGCCCGAGGCCGTGACGCGGAGCGCGGCTCGGGACGACGAGGGCGAGCGGGTGTCCGTCTGA
- a CDS encoding DUF1697 domain-containing protein → MTTTYAALLRGINVGGSRKVPMADLRTLMTGLGHDGVRTYLQSGQAVFAADHGDQESLAAELASAIEKRFGFAVDVIVRDHAYLKAVADNCPFPAAELEPKQLHVTYFSAPVDAERFAEIDQAAHLPEEFRLGDRALYLYAPNGLGRSKLGEILSRPRLNKGLIATSRNWNTVLKLVEMTGD, encoded by the coding sequence ATGACGACGACGTATGCGGCGCTGCTGCGTGGAATCAACGTGGGCGGCAGCAGAAAAGTCCCGATGGCAGACCTGCGCACCCTGATGACCGGCCTCGGTCACGACGGTGTGCGCACCTACCTGCAGAGCGGTCAGGCGGTGTTCGCCGCCGACCACGGCGATCAGGAGTCCCTCGCCGCGGAACTCGCGTCGGCGATCGAGAAGCGCTTCGGCTTCGCTGTGGACGTGATCGTGCGCGACCACGCCTACCTCAAGGCCGTCGCCGACAACTGCCCGTTCCCCGCAGCCGAGTTGGAGCCCAAGCAGCTCCATGTCACCTACTTCTCCGCCCCGGTCGACGCCGAGCGCTTCGCGGAGATCGACCAGGCCGCCCACCTCCCGGAGGAGTTCCGGCTCGGCGACCGGGCGCTGTACCTGTACGCCCCGAACGGCCTCGGGCGCTCCAAGCTCGGCGAAATCCTGTCGCGTCCCCGGCTCAACAAGGGTTTGATCGCGACCAGCCGTAACTGGAACACCGTCCTGAAACTAGTGGAGATGACAGGTGACTGA
- a CDS encoding phosphotransferase family protein, with amino-acid sequence MDVAPRKATREQLRGAARAALGDGRRLEAVERLAGGSRKGVYRLLMGDATTAIAYLWDGSENYWPAAEGDDDLMDPFSPGVGLDLFEAAHARLDSLGLRMPQVYLVDRERTHYRADLAIVEDFPGEDLMDLFNRDPRAAEPTMARLADALAAMRRHRAPSFGKVALIDAGGTSRATSCEKAALDFALRCLAEAASRDRRIADARDRLEVRLRELAAAVRPRAEYSVVHGELGLDHVLVDRDGNPVLIDIEDLMYFDVEWEHVFLRLRHPEGHYRPLAAEGLDEDRLALYTLTQRLSLTAGPLRLLDGDFPDRAFMRGIAEHHLNEALALVSGV; translated from the coding sequence GTGGACGTGGCACCTCGGAAAGCGACGCGAGAGCAGTTGAGGGGTGCGGCGCGGGCCGCCCTGGGTGACGGGCGGCGGCTGGAGGCGGTCGAGCGGCTCGCGGGCGGCAGCAGGAAGGGCGTGTACCGCCTGCTGATGGGCGACGCCACGACGGCGATCGCCTATCTGTGGGACGGGTCGGAGAACTACTGGCCGGCGGCCGAGGGCGATGACGACCTCATGGACCCGTTCTCGCCCGGTGTCGGCCTCGACCTGTTCGAGGCCGCCCACGCGCGGCTGGACTCGCTGGGCCTGCGGATGCCTCAGGTCTACCTGGTCGACCGCGAGCGCACCCACTACCGGGCCGACCTCGCGATCGTGGAGGACTTTCCCGGCGAGGACCTGATGGACCTGTTCAACCGCGACCCGCGCGCGGCGGAACCGACGATGGCGCGTCTCGCCGATGCCCTGGCGGCGATGCGACGTCATCGGGCGCCGTCTTTCGGCAAGGTGGCCCTGATCGACGCGGGAGGAACCTCGCGGGCGACGTCGTGCGAGAAGGCCGCGCTCGACTTCGCGCTGCGCTGCCTCGCCGAGGCGGCTTCGCGTGACCGGAGGATCGCGGACGCCCGCGACCGGCTGGAGGTGCGGCTGCGAGAGCTCGCCGCAGCGGTGCGGCCGCGTGCCGAGTACTCGGTCGTCCATGGCGAGTTGGGGCTGGACCACGTGTTGGTGGACCGGGACGGCAACCCCGTTCTGATCGACATCGAGGATCTGATGTACTTCGACGTCGAGTGGGAGCACGTGTTCCTGCGGCTCCGCCATCCCGAGGGCCACTATCGGCCGTTGGCGGCGGAGGGCCTCGACGAGGACCGGCTCGCGCTCTATACGCTCACCCAGCGGCTGTCCCTGACGGCGGGCCCGCTCCGCCTGCTCGACGGAGACTTTCCCGACCGCGCCTTCATGCGGGGAATCGCTGAGCACCACTTGAACGAGGCGCTGGCGCTGGTCTCGGGCGTGTAG
- a CDS encoding DUF4440 domain-containing protein, translating to MTDVRSTAVEAAIEGELRLLRPEVRSSPELLEELLHPEFREFGASGRDWDRTSIIESLLAGTDPGPRPVVVSRMEGVQLAPDVVHLTFDTENNGRRAHRSSLWRRTDDGWQMYFHQGSLFSAAQE from the coding sequence GTGACTGACGTACGCTCCACTGCCGTGGAAGCCGCCATCGAGGGCGAACTGCGCCTGCTCAGGCCGGAGGTCCGGTCCTCGCCGGAGCTGCTCGAGGAGCTGCTGCACCCCGAGTTCCGTGAGTTCGGCGCGTCCGGGCGGGACTGGGACCGGACGTCGATCATCGAGTCCCTCCTCGCGGGCACCGATCCGGGGCCCCGGCCCGTCGTCGTCTCGCGGATGGAGGGCGTCCAGCTCGCCCCCGACGTGGTCCACCTCACCTTCGACACGGAGAACAACGGCCGCCGGGCGCACCGCAGTTCGCTGTGGCGGCGGACGGACGACGGATGGCAGATGTACTTCCATCAGGGAAGCTTGTTCAGCGCTGCGCAAGAGTGA
- a CDS encoding sirohydrochlorin chelatase, which produces MFTKPVLLVIAHGSRDPRHAATVHALVRRVRSLRPDLRVETGFLDFNIPSVQGVLESLAAEGVRDVVALPLLLTRAFHAKADIPTVLRDAPPQLRIRQAEVLGPSPLLLAALERRLYEAGLTPADKSSTGVVLASAGSTDPEAIAVIAEIAREWRHTGWCAVRPAFASAGSPAGFPRTEDAVAELRALGCARVAVAPYVLAPGFLPDRIARGAAEADVLADVLGAAPEVARLLSERYDAARAPVLAAVGA; this is translated from the coding sequence GTGTTCACGAAGCCGGTTCTTCTCGTCATCGCCCACGGCAGCCGCGACCCGCGGCACGCCGCGACGGTGCATGCCCTGGTACGCCGGGTGCGCTCGCTGCGCCCGGACCTGCGGGTGGAGACCGGCTTCCTGGACTTCAACATCCCGTCGGTGCAGGGAGTGCTGGAGTCCTTGGCGGCGGAGGGCGTCCGTGACGTCGTAGCGCTGCCCCTGCTCCTGACCAGGGCGTTCCACGCGAAGGCCGACATCCCGACGGTCCTGCGGGACGCCCCGCCGCAGCTGCGGATCCGGCAGGCCGAGGTGCTGGGGCCGTCGCCGCTGCTCCTGGCGGCGCTGGAGCGGCGGCTGTACGAGGCGGGACTGACGCCCGCCGACAAGTCCTCGACCGGGGTCGTGCTGGCCTCGGCGGGGTCCACCGACCCGGAGGCGATCGCAGTGATCGCAGAAATCGCGCGGGAGTGGCGGCACACCGGTTGGTGCGCCGTGCGACCTGCGTTCGCCTCCGCTGGTTCTCCCGCGGGGTTCCCTCGCACCGAGGACGCGGTCGCCGAACTGCGCGCGCTCGGCTGCGCACGCGTGGCCGTGGCCCCGTACGTCCTGGCCCCGGGCTTCCTCCCGGACCGCATCGCACGGGGCGCGGCCGAGGCGGACGTACTGGCGGATGTGCTCGGGGCCGCGCCCGAGGTGGCGCGACTGCTGTCGGAGCGGTACGACGCGGCCCGGGCGCCGGTCCTGGCGGCCGTGGGCGCCTGA
- a CDS encoding phosphotransferase enzyme family protein, which produces MDEARARDVLAAAGVVPVPARDARLLALGENAVFAAGDLVVKVGRDAELLDRARRELDIAVWLAEADVPAVRAAETKALLVEGHPVTVWHRLPDPVRPAEPRDLAELLRVVHALPTPSIELPPRELLGGVERWLRLAGDAIDPADAAYLRERRDGFSAAAAGLTPRLTPGPIHGDALPRNVHVSADGPVLVDLETFSADLREHDLVVMALSRDRYGLPAAAYDSFVEAYGWDVREWEGCSVLRGARETASCAWVAQHAPSNPKALVEFERRVTSLREGDETVRWHSF; this is translated from the coding sequence ATGGACGAGGCACGGGCGCGGGACGTACTGGCCGCGGCGGGCGTGGTGCCCGTCCCGGCACGGGACGCGCGACTGCTCGCCCTGGGCGAGAACGCGGTGTTCGCCGCCGGTGACCTGGTCGTCAAGGTGGGCCGTGACGCCGAACTCCTGGACCGGGCGCGGCGCGAACTGGACATCGCGGTCTGGCTGGCCGAGGCGGACGTGCCGGCGGTGCGGGCGGCCGAGACCAAGGCGCTGCTGGTGGAGGGGCACCCGGTGACCGTGTGGCACCGGCTGCCCGATCCGGTACGGCCCGCCGAGCCACGGGATTTGGCCGAACTGCTACGGGTCGTGCACGCGTTGCCGACGCCTTCCATCGAGCTGCCGCCCCGTGAGTTGCTGGGCGGCGTGGAGCGGTGGCTGCGGCTGGCGGGCGATGCGATCGATCCGGCCGACGCGGCGTATCTGCGGGAGCGGCGGGACGGGTTCAGCGCTGCTGCCGCGGGGTTGACGCCGCGGTTGACGCCGGGGCCGATCCATGGCGATGCGTTGCCGCGCAATGTGCATGTGAGTGCGGACGGTCCGGTGCTGGTTGATCTGGAGACCTTCTCGGCCGATCTGCGTGAGCATGACTTGGTGGTCATGGCACTCTCGCGGGATCGGTACGGGTTGCCTGCGGCGGCTTACGACTCGTTCGTCGAGGCGTACGGCTGGGATGTGCGGGAGTGGGAGGGCTGCTCGGTGCTGCGGGGGGCTCGGGAGACGGCCAGTTGTGCGTGGGTGGCTCAGCATGCCCCCAGCAATCCGAAGGCGTTGGTGGAGTTCGAACGGCGGGTGACGTCGTTGCGGGAGGGGGACGAGACGGTGCGGTGGCATTCGTTCTGA
- a CDS encoding carbohydrate ABC transporter permease: MTTVTEAERPVRRAPGGPRRRRVTDHGAWFLVLPALIPILILSVGPLLYGILLSFTDAQSGRTQPTQWIGGLNFRDLLHDTLFWESFRIGLVWAVGVTVPQFLLALGLALLLNQDLRLRWLARALAIVPWAMPEVVVGVMWRLVYNPDAGILNETLRDLGLGDGRDWLSGLGTALPAVIVVGIWAGMPTTTVALLAGLQNTPRELHEAAAVDGAGAWRRFRTVTWPALRPVALSITALNLIWNFNSFALVYVLTSGGPGGRTRLPMLFAYEEAFRYGQFGYAAAMGCVMVAVISILLAVFLVGRLRGGDDA, translated from the coding sequence GTGACAACGGTGACGGAGGCGGAGAGGCCGGTGAGACGCGCGCCGGGCGGCCCGAGGCGGCGGCGCGTCACGGATCACGGCGCCTGGTTTCTCGTACTCCCCGCGCTGATCCCCATCCTGATCCTGAGCGTCGGCCCGCTGCTCTACGGCATCCTGCTGTCCTTCACCGACGCCCAGTCCGGACGGACCCAGCCCACCCAGTGGATCGGCGGTCTCAACTTCCGGGATCTGCTGCACGACACCCTGTTCTGGGAGTCGTTCCGGATCGGCCTGGTCTGGGCCGTGGGCGTCACGGTGCCGCAGTTCCTGCTGGCGCTCGGCCTCGCCCTCCTCCTCAACCAGGACCTGCGCCTGCGCTGGCTGGCCCGCGCCCTCGCGATCGTCCCGTGGGCCATGCCCGAGGTCGTCGTCGGCGTCATGTGGCGGCTGGTCTACAACCCCGACGCGGGCATCCTCAACGAGACGCTCCGAGACCTGGGCCTCGGTGACGGCCGCGACTGGCTCAGCGGGCTCGGCACCGCCCTGCCCGCGGTGATCGTGGTGGGCATCTGGGCGGGCATGCCGACCACGACGGTCGCCCTGCTCGCCGGCCTGCAGAACACCCCACGCGAACTGCACGAGGCGGCGGCCGTGGACGGCGCCGGCGCCTGGCGCCGCTTCCGCACGGTCACCTGGCCCGCCCTCAGGCCCGTCGCCCTGTCCATCACGGCACTCAACCTGATCTGGAACTTCAACTCCTTCGCGCTGGTCTACGTACTCACCAGCGGCGGCCCCGGCGGCCGCACCCGGCTGCCCATGCTGTTCGCCTACGAAGAGGCCTTCCGCTACGGGCAGTTCGGCTACGCGGCGGCGATGGGATGCGTGATGGTCGCGGTGATCTCGATACTCCTCGCCGTCTTCCTGGTCGGCCGGCTCAGGGGAGGTGACGACGCGTGA